The Polaribacter sp. MED152 region TTGATGAAGGTAGAAGTGAAAATACACTTGTTATCTTGCATGGTTATGGAACATCGACCATAGATTATCATAAAATTTTACCAGAATTAACAAAGCACTATAGAGTAGTTTTACAAGATTTAGTTGGTTTCGGCTTTTCTGATAAACCTAACAAACAATATTTTAGCATTCTAGATCAAACTGACGTAATTTTAGAATTATGGAAAATACTAGAGCTTGAAAATATAACACTGGTAAGCCATAATTTAGGTGCAGCTATTGCTTTAGAATTAATGGCTAGAAATAAAACACAGCTTTTAGATATCAAATTTAAAGAATTCGTTTTCTTAAATAGTACAGTATCTTTTAATCATGAAATAGAAGATGAAGAACATGATAACATTAGTCCTTTACAAGATTTTTCTCGTAAAATGCAATTGATGTTTTCTTCTTTTGCCTTTTATAAAATTAAAGTAAAGGACTTCTTTTTTGATGCCAATCATTTTAGTGAGGAAGACATGAAAGCAAGATGGATTTTAATGGATCATAAAGATGGAAGAGAAATTATAGATTTCCTTGCCAACTATGGTACAGAATGCAGATTGTTATGGAACAGATGGTTTACTGCTTTAGATAAAAATATATTGCCTTGTAAAATTATTATTGGTAAAAATGATATTATCTATAGCGAAATTGAAGCAGGACATTTTGCAAATCATATTAGAGATTGCAAACTACACAATATCGAAAATTGTGGGCACTACCCTATGTTAGAAAAACCAAATGAATTGATTAACTTAATCCTAAATTAAATATCAACTGCATTTTTTTTTAGTTTTCTAGAACCTTCATACAATTCATATTTTACAAACTTACAATCCAAATCTCCGTTTTTAAGAGCAATTCGTTTAGAAGTACGTAAACCAACAGATTTTAAAGCATCTGTATCTGAGGTAATTAGCCAAGCTGTAGAACCAGGATAATTGTGCTTTAAAGTATCTCCTATTTTTTTATAGAACTCATTGGTATCTATATTCAAACGTTCTCCATAAGGAGGATTAAATAATATAGTAGTATTACCAAAAACTTCTTTTGTAGAGTTGAAGAAGTTTACATGATGCACACCAATAAACTCTTCTAAATTTGCAGATATTACATTGGCTTTTGCCTTTTGAATAGCAGAAGGTGCTTTATCAAAGCCCATAATCTTAAAATGCGATGATCTTATTTTTTTAAGTAAAGCATCTTGAATGGTAAAATATAGGTCCTCATCATAATCTTTCCAATTTTCGAATGCAAAAAGCTTTCTATTAATATTTGCAGGAATATTATTGGCAATCATTGCTGCCTCAATTAAAATAGTTCCTGAACCACACATTGGGTCTATAAAGTTTTCATCTCCTGTATAACCTGAAAGTAAAACCATACCTGCAGCCAAAACCTCGTTAATTGGTGCAATATTGGTTGCTGTTCTGTAGCCCCTTTTATGTAGAGAATCTCCAGAAGAATCTAAAGAAACTGTTAACCAATCTTTCTGAATATGAATATGGATTTTTACATCTGGATATTTTAAATCTACATTTGGTCTTTTATGATATTTGTGTCTAAAATAATCTGCAATTGCATCTTTAGACTTTAATGATATATAATGTGAGTTAGAGGTAAAGTTTTTTGAGTTTACTACTGCTCCAATTGCAAAAGTACCTTCTGCATCTAAATAGTTTTCCCATTTAATTTTTTGAATAGACTCATACAAATCTTCTTCATCATAGATTTTACAGGTTTTAATTGGTTTTAAAATTCGAACAGCAGTTCTTAATGCAATATTAGCCTTATACATAAAACCTTTATCACCTCTAAAAGAAACACTTCTTACAGCCTCTTTTATATCTTGTGCACCTAACTTTTTAAGCTCTTCTGCCAAAACACTTTCTAAACCAAAAAGTGTTGTTGCTGTCATTTTAAAATCTCTATTCATACTCATTATTATAGACTGCAAAAATACATTTTCTTAAAGTATATATCAGATTTTCTTAATTTCATTTTTAGAAACGTAAGATTTAACTACTTTTGTTGACTTAGTTTATTTATGAAAACAAAAGAGTGGTTTACAGATTGGTTTAATACACCTTACTATCATATACTTTATAAGGATAGAAATGATGCTGATGCACAGTTATTTATGACAAACATAACTGAGTTTTTAGCATTACCAAGAACTACTCATATTCTAGATTTACCTTGTGGTAAAGGTCGTCATTCAGTTTATTTAAATTCTTTAGGATATAAAGTTACAGGTGGTGATTTAGCTGAAAATAGCATTACTAAAGCCAAAGTCTTTGAAAATGATACTTTAAAATTTAAAGTTCATGACATGAGAGAACCTTTCAACAATTCTTATGATGCCATTTTTAATTTGTTTACTAGTTTTGGGTATTTTGAAGACGATAAAGAAGATTTATTAATTTTAGAAAACATTAAAAACGGTTTAAAGAATAAGGGCTATTTTGTTTTTGATTTTTTAAATGTAGAGTTGGTTAAACGCAATTTAGTGGCTTCTGAAACAAAAATTGTAGAAGACATTACTTTTAATATAACAAGAGAAATTAAAGATGGTTTTATTATTAAAACCATTAATTTCTTTGCTGATGATGAACATAGAAGCTACACAGAAAGGGTAAAGTATTTAGATGAAGCCAAAATAAGAGCGTACTTTCATAAAGTTGGTTTTACCATTGAAAACACATTTGGAAATTATCATTTAAATACA contains the following coding sequences:
- a CDS encoding alpha/beta fold hydrolase, translated to MDVKAWSEKGKMFSVLGKEVFVIDEGRSENTLVILHGYGTSTIDYHKILPELTKHYRVVLQDLVGFGFSDKPNKQYFSILDQTDVILELWKILELENITLVSHNLGAAIALELMARNKTQLLDIKFKEFVFLNSTVSFNHEIEDEEHDNISPLQDFSRKMQLMFSSFAFYKIKVKDFFFDANHFSEEDMKARWILMDHKDGREIIDFLANYGTECRLLWNRWFTALDKNILPCKIIIGKNDIIYSEIEAGHFANHIRDCKLHNIENCGHYPMLEKPNELINLILN
- a CDS encoding class I SAM-dependent methyltransferase, with product MKTKEWFTDWFNTPYYHILYKDRNDADAQLFMTNITEFLALPRTTHILDLPCGKGRHSVYLNSLGYKVTGGDLAENSITKAKVFENDTLKFKVHDMREPFNNSYDAIFNLFTSFGYFEDDKEDLLILENIKNGLKNKGYFVFDFLNVELVKRNLVASETKIVEDITFNITREIKDGFIIKTINFFADDEHRSYTERVKYLDEAKIRAYFHKVGFTIENTFGNYHLNTFDVNNSNRLIFVAR
- a CDS encoding class I SAM-dependent RNA methyltransferase; translated protein: MNRDFKMTATTLFGLESVLAEELKKLGAQDIKEAVRSVSFRGDKGFMYKANIALRTAVRILKPIKTCKIYDEEDLYESIQKIKWENYLDAEGTFAIGAVVNSKNFTSNSHYISLKSKDAIADYFRHKYHKRPNVDLKYPDVKIHIHIQKDWLTVSLDSSGDSLHKRGYRTATNIAPINEVLAAGMVLLSGYTGDENFIDPMCGSGTILIEAAMIANNIPANINRKLFAFENWKDYDEDLYFTIQDALLKKIRSSHFKIMGFDKAPSAIQKAKANVISANLEEFIGVHHVNFFNSTKEVFGNTTILFNPPYGERLNIDTNEFYKKIGDTLKHNYPGSTAWLITSDTDALKSVGLRTSKRIALKNGDLDCKFVKYELYEGSRKLKKNAVDI